The window TTTGAATGCCATTTCACTTGAGTCAACATCATGGTAAGATCCGTCAAACAATCTTGCTTTAACATCTACTAGAGGATACCCAGCAAGTACGCCTCTTTCTAGAGCATCTTCAAGACCGGCCTGAACAGCAGGGATATACTCACGAGGAACTACCCCACCAACAATAGCATTTTCAAATTCAAAACCTTTACCTTCTTCATTTGGAGAGAACTCAATCCAAACATGTCCGAATTGTCCGCGTCCACCAGATTGACGAGCAAACTTACCTTCAACTGATGCAGCTTGACGGAAAGTTTCGCGATATGAAACCTGTGGTGCACCGACATTTGCTTCTACTTTGAATTCGCGACGCATACGGTCTACGAGGATATCTAAGTGAAGCTCACCCATACCAGCAATGATAACCTGTCCAGTTTCTTGATCAGTATGTGCTCTAAATGTTGGGTCTTCCTCTTGAAGCTTTTGTAAAGCGGTTGTCATTTTATCTTGGTCAGCTTTTGATTTAGGCTCAACAGATAACTGAATAACCGGCTCTGGGAATTCCATTGATTCTAAGATAACAAGATTCTTATCGTCACATAGAGTATCGCCAGTAGTTGTATCTTTTAAACCAACAGCAGCAGCAATATCTCCAGCATACACTTCAGATATTTCTTGACGGCTGTTTGCGTGCATTTGCAGGATACGTCCTACGCGCTCGCGCTTACCTTTTGTAGAGTTTTGTACATATGATCCGGACTGCAGTGTACCAGAATACACACGGAAGAATGTTAATTTACCTACATAAGGATCTGTCATAACTTTGAATGCAAGTGCTGAGAATGGCTCTTCATCACTTGAATGACGTTCTACAACTTCATCAGAATCAGGAAGAGTTCCTTTGATTGCAGGTACATCAAGTGGTGAAGGAAGGTAATCTACAACTGCATCAAGCATTTTTTGAACACCTTTGTTCTTAAATGCAGAACCGCAAATAACTGGGTAGAATTCTACATTAACAGTTCCTTTACGGATAGCAGCCTTTAATTCTTCCTTAGTGATTTCTTCACCACCAAGGTATTTTTCCATTAGATTCTCATCTAATTCAGCAACTGCCTCTAGTAATTTTTCACGATATTCTTCTGCTTGGGCTTTGTATTCTTCAGGAATCTCAACCACTTGCATATCTGTACCAAGATCGTTACCATACATAGTTGCATTCATTTCAACTAAGTCGATGATTCCTTCGAATTCATCTTCAGCACCGATTGGTAACTGGATTGCGTGTGCATTCGCTTGTAAGCGATCATGAAGTGTACCTAAAGAATAGATGAAATCTGCTCCAAGTTTATCCATTTTATTAACAAATACAACACGTGGAACACCATATGTTGTTGCTTGACGCCAAACTGTTTCAGTTTGTGGCTCAACGCCTGATTGTGCGTCAAGAACAGCTACAGCACCATCAAGTACACGAAGTGAACGTTCAACTTCAACTGTGAAGTCTACGTGTCCTGGTGTGTCGATGATGTTTACACGGTGACCAGCCCACTGCGCAGTAGTCGCAGCGGATGTGATCGTAATACCGCGTTCTTGTTCTTGTTCCATCCAGTCCATCTGAGATGCACCTTCATGTGTTTCACCGATTTTATGAATTTTACCAGTGTAATAAAGGACACGCTCAGTTGTAGTCGTTTTACCGGCATCGATGTGAGCCATGATACCGATATTACGTGTATTTGCTAAGGAGAACTCTCTTGCCATATTGTTTTTCTCCTTCCTTTTTTAAGGATCTTATTAGAAATACGTTAATTTTACCAACGATAGTGAGCGAAAGCTTTGTTAGCTTCAGCCATTTTGTGAGTATCCTCACGTTTCTTAACAGATGCACCAGTATTGTTTGCTGCATCTAGAATTTCATTAGCTAAACGCTCTTCCATTGTTTTCTCACCGCGAAGACGAGAATAATTAACTAACCAACGAAGACCAAGTGTTGTACGGCGGTCAGGACGCACCTCAACTGGTACTTGGTAGTTCGCACCACCAACACGGCGTGCTCTTACTTCAAGAACAGGCATGATGTTTTTAAGAGCTTGGTCGAATACTTCCATTGGCTCTTTACCGGTACGCTCACTAATGATATCAAATGCTGCATATAAAATCGCTTGTGATTTACCTCTTTTACCATCGATCATCATTTTGTTGATCAGGCGAGTAACAAGCTTTGAATTGTAAATAGGATCTGGTAACACGTCTCTTTTTGCTACAGGACCTTTACGTGGCATTTTATTTCCTCCTTTCAAGAAAAAGTTATCAAGTTAAATTATTTTTTTGCTGGTTTCGGTCTCTTTGTACCGTATTTTGAACGACCTTGCATACGGTTGTTAACTCCAGCTGTATCTAATGCACCACGAACGATATGGTAACGTACCCCTGGTAAGTCTTTTACACGTCCGCCACGGATTAACACAACACTGTGTTCTTGTAGATTGTGTCCAATACCAGGAATGTATGCAGTTACCTCGATTCCGTTAGATAAACGTACACGGGCATATTTACGTAACGCTGAGTTTGGTTTTTTCGGAGTCATTGTACCAACACGAGTACACACACCACGTTTTTGAGGTGAAGTTAAGTTTGTTTGAGATTTTTTGAAACTGTTGTACCCTTTGTTAAGTGCTGGTGACTTTGACTTTTCCACGATAGTTTGACGTGGTTTACGCACTAATTGATTAATAGTAGGCATTTTATGTTTCCTCCTTTCACGTATTCTTAAGCCCACACATCCAGGTGGACCATTTTAGGGTAAAAACAAAGTCTTTGCAGATCATATCCACAAAAACATTATTAACTAATAATCGCTACAACTGCTGCTCCTACCTTTATCCCACATGTCTTGCCGAGTTTTTTCATCGAGTCAACATATGTTATCGGAACATTTACCTCTTCTGCTTGTGATACGATTTTTGACGTCAACCTAGGATCCGCATCCATCGCAACTAGTATTTCGGTAATGCTCTCAGTTCTTAGAGCTCTTGCAGTTTGCTTTGTTCCTATGATAATGCTTTTTGCCTGAAATACTTTTTCATAAGACATAAAAAATATCCTCCAAAGTATCCGGGTATTAGGAGCACCTCTAGAATATTATCACTTCATGTCATTGATGTCAACATCGTAATTATTTTTTTTAAAAACTATTTGTTGATATGTCCAACAGCACTCAGCCAAGGCCAGCAACTATTTAATAATAGATAACAATCAACAGCACTCCCTATAGAGAGTGCTGTATGACCATTTACTCTACTGTTACCGGACTTTCTGTTACTTCTTCGTTTGTATATGGTTCCGCTCTTCGATAACGCGACATACCAGTTCCTGCAGGAATTAGTTTACCAATAATTACATTTTCCTTCAGACCTAATAATTCATCACGTTTTCCTTTAATTGCGGCGTCAGTAAGAACTCTTGTTGTTTCTTGGAAGGACGCTGCAGATAAGAACGAATCTGTTTCAAGAGACGCTTTTGTAATACCAAGTAGCACAGGACGTCCAGTAGCCGGCATTTTTCCTTCGAGCAATGCCTTTTCGTTCGCATCTGTGAATTGGTGAATATCAAGAAGTGTACCAGGAAGCACATCTGTTTCTCCAGCTTCAATTACACGTACTTTACGGAGCATTTGACGAACCATAACCTCTACGTGTTTGTCGCCAATTTCAACACCCTGCATTCTATATACCTTTTGCACTTCTTTAAGCAGGTACTCTTGTACAGCCATAACATCTTTTACTTTGATTAATTCCTTTGGATCGATAGAACCTTCAGTAAGCTCTTCGCCTCTTGACACTTGATCATTTACAGCAACTTTCAATCTTGCTGTATATGGAGCTGTATATGTGCGAGTCTCTAATTGACCTTGAACAACAATCTCATGCTGGCGATCTCGACCTTCATTAAGACCTACTACCACACCATCAATCTCCGAGATAACAGCTTGACCTTTCGGATTACGAGCTTCGAAAATTTCCTGAATACGCGGTAAACCTTGTGTAATATCGTCTCCTGCAACACCACCGGTATGGAAGGTACGCATCGTTAACTGTGTACCTGGTTCACCGATAGATTGTGCAGCGATAATACCAACAGCTTCACCCACTTCAACCTCTTGACCTGTCGCAAGGTTTCGACCGTAGCACTTTTTACAAACTCCATGACGTGTATTACATGTAAAGGCAGATCGAATCCAAACCTGTTCAATATTGGCATTCATGATTTCAACTGCAAGATCTTCCGTAATAAGATGATTTTCCGGTACAATCACTTCTTTTGTCTCCGGATGTCTAATCGCTTTTCTCGCATAACGACCGATTAACCGTTCATCAAGCGGTTCAATGATTTCTGTGCCATCTCTTAAGGCAGAAATCAGCATACCGCGGTCTGTACCACAATCATCCTCTCGAACAATAACATCCTGCGCAACATCAACAAGACGTCTTGTTAAGTAACCTGAGTCAGCTGTTTTCAGTGCCGTATCGGCAAGACCTTTACGCGCACCGTGTGTAGAGATGAAGTATTCCAACACGGTTAAGCCTTCACGGAAACTTGAGATGATTGGTAATTCAATGATACGTCCAGCCGGGTTGGCCATCAATCCACGCATACCAGCAAGCTGAGTGAAGTTTGATGCGTTACCACGGGCACCGGAATCACTCATCATAAAGATTGGGTTCGTATTTTCTAAGGAATCCATTAGCTTGGATTGAATTGTATCCTTCGCTGCACTCCAAATAGAGATTACGCGATCATAACGCTCATCCTCAGTAATTAGACCACGTCTAAATTGCTTTAAGACATTTTCAACCTTATTGTGAGCTTCATCAATAATTTCTTTCTTTTCAGCTAATACCACGATATCTGAAACCCCAACCGTAATACCGGCCTTTGTAGAATACTTAAAGCCAAGATCCTTCATACGGTCAAGCATTCTTGATGTTTCAGTAATTTTAAAGCGTTTAAACACTTCTGCAATGATATTACCTAATATCTTTTTCTTAAACGGATCTACTAACGGCATGCTTTCGATATGAGCTTTGACATCTGAACCCGGATCAACGAAGTACTTTTCAGGCGTCTCAACTTCTAGATTCCGCTTAGTAGGTTCGTTAATATATGGGAATGACTTCGGTAAAATCTCATTAAAAATCATTTTTCCTACAGTTGTTACTAACAGCTTTTTATTCTGTTCTTCTGTAAATGTAGGGTTATTTAATGAGCTAGCACGCACTGCCACACGAGTATGCAAATGTGCATAACCGTTTTGATATGCCAGTAGGGCTTCGTTTATATCGTTAAAGACCATTCCTTCTCCAACATAACCTGCACGTTCAAGCGTTAAGTAATAGTTACCTAAAACCATGTCCTGTGAAGGTGTTACAACCGGTTTTCCATCTTTAGGGTTCAGGATGTTTTGTGCAGCAAGCATTAATAAGCGTGCTTCAGCCTGTGCTTCAGATGAAAGCGGTACGTGAACAGCCATTTGGTCACCATCAAAGTCCGCGTTATAGGCAGTACATACAAGCGGATGTAGACGGATAGCCCTTCCTTCTACAAGAGTTGGTTCGAAGGCCTGAATTCCCAATCTGTGAAGAGTTGGGGCTCGGTTAAGAAGAACTGGATGCTCCTTAATAACCTCTTCTAATACATCCCAAATTTCAGGCTGTACTCTTTCGATTTTACGTTTAGCCGATTTAATATTATGTGCTAGACCCTTTTCAACAAGCTCCTTCATGACAAAAGGCTTGAATAACTCTAAGGCCATTTCCTTTGGAAGTCCACACTGGTACATTTTAAGATTCGGACCTACGACGATAACTGAACGACCTGAATAGTCAACACGTTTACCTAATAGGTTTTGACGGAAACGTCCTTGTTTACCCTTTAACATATGTGAAAGAGATTTCAACGGTCTATTACCTGGACCTGTTACCGGACGGCCTCTGCGTCCATTATCGATAAGAGCATCAACAGCTTCCTGTAGCATACGCTTTTCGTTTTGGACAATAATGCTTGGCGCTCCAAGATCTAATAAACGCTTTAAACGATTGTTACGATTAATAACACGGCGATATAGATCATTTAAATCAGATGTAGCAAAACGACCACCATCAAGCTGAACCATCGGGCGCAGTTCAGGTGGGATAACCGGTAGAACATCAAGAATCATCCAAGAAGGCTCATTGCCAGAACCACGGAATGCTTCAATCACTTCAAGACGCTTAATCGCACGTGTACGGCGCTGCCCTTGTGCTGTTTTCAGCTCTTCCTTCAGCATATCAGCTTCTTTTGTTAAATCGATATCTGATAGTAGCTTCTTAATGGATTCTGCACCCATTGATGCTTGGAATTTGTTTCCGTACTTTTCGCGGTATGCTCTATACTCTTTCTCTGAAAGCAACTGTTTTTTCTCAAGCGTTGTATCGCCTGGATCTGTCACTACATAAGAAGCGAAATAAATAACCTCTTCCAAGGCACGTGGAGACATATCTAGAACAAGTCCCATACGACTTGGAATCCCTTTAAAGTACCATATATGTGATACAGGAGCAGCTAATTCAATATGGCCCATACGTTCACGACGTACCTTCGCACGTGTTACCTCTACGCCGCATCGGTCACAAACTACACCTTTATAACGTACACGTTTGTATTTACCACAATGACATTCCCAGTCTTTTTGCGGTCCAAAAATACGTTCACAAAATAAGCCGTCCTTTTCAGGCTTTAATGTACGATAGTTAATCGTTTCTGGCTTCTTCACTTCACCAAATGACCATGAGCGAATTTTATCAGGTGATGCCAGTCCTATTTTCATAAACTCAAAATTATTTACATCAAGCAAGGGGCCTACCTCCCTTTCCGTCTCCGGGTTTTACCCTAATTGCTGCCCCAAAAATGGTAGTTGGAATTTCAAATATCCATCTACCATTCTTGGGGATTATAAAAGTCATTACCTTCAAGGTATATTTATTCGTTTAAACCAACTTTTTCAGACTCAACATCCTGAGGTTCAGGAGCAACAGTAATGGATTCAGCCTGCTGCATTTCTTCCTCGTCCTCTTGATCGCGCATTTCTATCTCTTCCTCATCACCTGATAGGATTTTTACATCCAATCCTAAGCTTTGAAGTTCTTTGATCAATACTTTAAATGATTCCGGAACACCTGGTTCTGGAACATTTTCACCTTTTACAATCGCTTCGTATGTCTTCACACGACCGACAACATCATCCGATTTGACTGTTAGGATTTCCTGCAATGTATAAGCAGCACCGTAAGCTTCAAGAGCCCAAACCTCCATCTCCCCGAAGCGCTGGCCGCCAAATTGGGCTTTACCACCAAGAGGCTGCTGCGTAACAAGAGAGTATGGTCCAGTTGAACGAGCATGGAGCTTGTCATCAACCATATGTGCTAGCTTAATCATATACATGACACCAACAGACACACGATTATCAAACGGTTCACCTGTTCGACCATCATATAGGACCGTTTTGGCATCTGATGCCATTCCGGATTCCTCGATAGTATCCCAAACATCTTCCTCCGTTGCACCATCAAATACCGGAGATGCTACATGAATATTTAAATATCTAGCTGCCATCCCAAGATGAAGCTCAAGCACCTGACCGATATTCATACGAGATGGTACCCCTAGTGGGTTTAACATGATATCAACAGGTGTACCGTCAGGTAAGTACGGCATGTCCTCTTCCGGTAGTATCCGGGAGATAACCCCTTTGTTACCATGACGTCCGGCCATTTTATCTCCAGCAGAGATTTTACGTTTTTGCACGATATACACACGAACTAACTGATTTACACCAGGAGGCAGTTCATCACCATCTTCACGGTTAAAGACTTTTACATCTAAAACAATTCCGCCACCACCGTGTGGAACACGCAGTGATGTATCACGTACCTCACGTGCTTTTTCACCAAAAATGGCATGCAGTAGACGTTCTTCCGCTGTTAATTCCGTTACTCCTTTTGGTGTAACTTTACCTACAAGCAGATCACCGTCTTTTACTTCAGCACCAGTACGGATAATACCACGCTCATCAAGATTACGAAGAGCATCTTCACCGACATTTGGAATATCACGTGTGATTTCCTCAGGTCCAAGCTTTGTATCTCGTGATTCTGATTCATATTCTTCAATATGAATTGAAGTATACACATCATCCTTCACTAATCGTTCGCTCATGATGATGGCATCCTCGTA of the Bacillus tuaregi genome contains:
- the rpsG gene encoding 30S ribosomal protein S7, whose product is MPRKGPVAKRDVLPDPIYNSKLVTRLINKMMIDGKRGKSQAILYAAFDIISERTGKEPMEVFDQALKNIMPVLEVRARRVGGANYQVPVEVRPDRRTTLGLRWLVNYSRLRGEKTMEERLANEILDAANNTGASVKKREDTHKMAEANKAFAHYRW
- a CDS encoding 50S ribosomal protein L7ae-like protein encodes the protein MSYEKVFQAKSIIIGTKQTARALRTESITEILVAMDADPRLTSKIVSQAEEVNVPITYVDSMKKLGKTCGIKVGAAVVAIIS
- the rpsL gene encoding 30S ribosomal protein S12, whose protein sequence is MPTINQLVRKPRQTIVEKSKSPALNKGYNSFKKSQTNLTSPQKRGVCTRVGTMTPKKPNSALRKYARVRLSNGIEVTAYIPGIGHNLQEHSVVLIRGGRVKDLPGVRYHIVRGALDTAGVNNRMQGRSKYGTKRPKPAKK
- the fusA gene encoding elongation factor G, which produces MAREFSLANTRNIGIMAHIDAGKTTTTERVLYYTGKIHKIGETHEGASQMDWMEQEQERGITITSAATTAQWAGHRVNIIDTPGHVDFTVEVERSLRVLDGAVAVLDAQSGVEPQTETVWRQATTYGVPRVVFVNKMDKLGADFIYSLGTLHDRLQANAHAIQLPIGAEDEFEGIIDLVEMNATMYGNDLGTDMQVVEIPEEYKAQAEEYREKLLEAVAELDENLMEKYLGGEEITKEELKAAIRKGTVNVEFYPVICGSAFKNKGVQKMLDAVVDYLPSPLDVPAIKGTLPDSDEVVERHSSDEEPFSALAFKVMTDPYVGKLTFFRVYSGTLQSGSYVQNSTKGKRERVGRILQMHANSRQEISEVYAGDIAAAVGLKDTTTGDTLCDDKNLVILESMEFPEPVIQLSVEPKSKADQDKMTTALQKLQEEDPTFRAHTDQETGQVIIAGMGELHLDILVDRMRREFKVEANVGAPQVSYRETFRQAASVEGKFARQSGGRGQFGHVWIEFSPNEEGKGFEFENAIVGGVVPREYIPAVQAGLEDALERGVLAGYPLVDVKARLFDGSYHDVDSSEMAFKIAASLALKNAASKCSPVILEPVMRVEVVIPEEYLGDIMGQVTARRGRVEGMEARGNAQVVKAMVPLSEMFGYATSLRSSTQGRGVFTMHFDHYEEVPKSISEEIIKKNKGE
- the rpoC gene encoding DNA-directed RNA polymerase subunit beta'; this translates as MLDVNNFEFMKIGLASPDKIRSWSFGEVKKPETINYRTLKPEKDGLFCERIFGPQKDWECHCGKYKRVRYKGVVCDRCGVEVTRAKVRRERMGHIELAAPVSHIWYFKGIPSRMGLVLDMSPRALEEVIYFASYVVTDPGDTTLEKKQLLSEKEYRAYREKYGNKFQASMGAESIKKLLSDIDLTKEADMLKEELKTAQGQRRTRAIKRLEVIEAFRGSGNEPSWMILDVLPVIPPELRPMVQLDGGRFATSDLNDLYRRVINRNNRLKRLLDLGAPSIIVQNEKRMLQEAVDALIDNGRRGRPVTGPGNRPLKSLSHMLKGKQGRFRQNLLGKRVDYSGRSVIVVGPNLKMYQCGLPKEMALELFKPFVMKELVEKGLAHNIKSAKRKIERVQPEIWDVLEEVIKEHPVLLNRAPTLHRLGIQAFEPTLVEGRAIRLHPLVCTAYNADFDGDQMAVHVPLSSEAQAEARLLMLAAQNILNPKDGKPVVTPSQDMVLGNYYLTLERAGYVGEGMVFNDINEALLAYQNGYAHLHTRVAVRASSLNNPTFTEEQNKKLLVTTVGKMIFNEILPKSFPYINEPTKRNLEVETPEKYFVDPGSDVKAHIESMPLVDPFKKKILGNIIAEVFKRFKITETSRMLDRMKDLGFKYSTKAGITVGVSDIVVLAEKKEIIDEAHNKVENVLKQFRRGLITEDERYDRVISIWSAAKDTIQSKLMDSLENTNPIFMMSDSGARGNASNFTQLAGMRGLMANPAGRIIELPIISSFREGLTVLEYFISTHGARKGLADTALKTADSGYLTRRLVDVAQDVIVREDDCGTDRGMLISALRDGTEIIEPLDERLIGRYARKAIRHPETKEVIVPENHLITEDLAVEIMNANIEQVWIRSAFTCNTRHGVCKKCYGRNLATGQEVEVGEAVGIIAAQSIGEPGTQLTMRTFHTGGVAGDDITQGLPRIQEIFEARNPKGQAVISEIDGVVVGLNEGRDRQHEIVVQGQLETRTYTAPYTARLKVAVNDQVSRGEELTEGSIDPKELIKVKDVMAVQEYLLKEVQKVYRMQGVEIGDKHVEVMVRQMLRKVRVIEAGETDVLPGTLLDIHQFTDANEKALLEGKMPATGRPVLLGITKASLETDSFLSAASFQETTRVLTDAAIKGKRDELLGLKENVIIGKLIPAGTGMSRYRRAEPYTNEEVTESPVTVE